A genome region from Arachis duranensis cultivar V14167 chromosome 6, aradu.V14167.gnm2.J7QH, whole genome shotgun sequence includes the following:
- the LOC107494379 gene encoding diphthine--ammonia ligase isoform X2 encodes MFILLREVKRQIPEVTAVSSGAIASDYQRLRVESVCSRLGLVSLAYLWKQDQSLLLQEMIANGILAVTVKVAAMGLVPGKHLGKEIAFLNAYLHKLKELYGINVCGEGGEYETLTLDCPLFINARIVLDEYQVVRHSSDSIAPVGILHPLKFHLEKKVDIQSLTSPDNISETYVQKLGTVFEVEDTLERCEDTFKSLDCSADPIDDLAHKFNISRTNNKRTLSLSCSLQDSCNDLREDLKTVLAKTESLLAGFGFGWENVVYIHLYIDEMSKFSEANETYVKFITQQRCPFGVPSRSTVEMPLVEMGFSKAYMEVLASSNKDKKVLHVQSISSWAPSCIGPYSQATLHDNILHMAGQLGLDPPTMNLCSGGASAELELALRNCEAVAKCFRCSISTSAIMFVVYCSKRVSSSERHDMQEKLETILRQMRIFQLQEQNTCKALDPVVLYVLVPDLPKSACVEIKPVLYVDDGTEIATETITESSGSEAPHYWGFKQENWHDSCIQKLVVPGKICAVTLSITSEDAAKICFHSVSADSVNDDQYLQYKSLMEKSSRFCFYLLDKVMADNGFGWEDLMSLRIYIPASLQMSIAMLLPTFNKALLELSEASQKKVLNGEEPIFNIVPVIGAGRSASSMSNIITCELLGQKSWA; translated from the exons ATGTTTATTTTACTTCGTGAAGTGAAAAGACAGATACCTGAAGTTACTGCAGTGTCTTCTGGGGCCATTGCATCTGACTATCAGAGATTGCGGGTGGAAAGTGTTTGTTCAAGGTTAGGCCTTGTTTCTCTGGCATACTTATGGAAACAAGATCAATCATTGCTCCTCCAAGAAATG ATTGCAAATGGAATTTTGGCTGTGACTGTAAAG GTAGCCGCCATGGGTTTGGTGCCTGGAAAGCACTTGGGTAAAGAAATAGCCTTCTTAAATGCTTATTTGCACAAATTAAAAGA GTTATATGGAATTAATGTTTGTGGTGAAGGAGGGGAATATGAAACGTTAACTCTTGATTGCCCTCTCTTCATT AATGCTCGAATTGTGCTCGATGAATACCAAGTTGTGAGGCACTCTTCAGATTCCATAGCTCCTGTTGGAATCCTTCATCCCTTGAAATTTCATTTGGAAAAGAAGGTAGATATTCAATCTTTAACATCACCAGACAACATAAGTGAAACTTATGTTCAGAAACTGGGAACTGTGTTTGAAGTGGAAGACACTTTAGAAAGATGTGAAGACACATTTAAGTCGTTGGATTGCAGTGCTGACCCAATTGATGACTTAGCACATAAATTTAACATCTCAAGAACAAATAACAAGAGAACACTCTCCTTAAGTTGCTCGTTACAAGATTCATGCAATG ATTTGCGGGAAGATTTGAAGACTGTTTTGGCAAAAACTGAATCACTATTAGCTGGCTTTGGCTTTGGGTGGGAGAATGTTGTCTATATTCACCTTTACATAGATGAAATGAGTAAGTTCTCAGAGGCAAATGAGACAtatgtaaaatttataaccCAGCAGAGGTGTCCATTTGGTGTCCCATCACGTAGTACAGTTGAAATGCCTCTAGTAGAGATGGGTTTCAGCAAAGCATATATGGAAGTTCTTGCGTCAagtaataaagataaaaaggttTTGCATGTACAGAGTATTTCCTCTTGGGCACCTAGTTGCATTGGGCCATACAGTCAG GCAACCTTGCACGATAATATACTTCATATGGCTGGTCAGTTGGGACTTGACCCTCCAACAATGAATCTTTGCAGTGGAGGTGCTAGTGCTGAACTGGAACTGGCTCTCAGAAACTGTGAAGCTGTGGCAAAATGCTTTCGTTGTTCAATATCCACATCAGCAATTATGTTTGTTGTTTACTGTTCTAAACGTGTCTCATCATCAGAGAGACATGATATGCAGGAGAAACTAGAAACAATCCTTAGGCAGATGAGGATCTTTCAGTTACAGGAACAAAACACCTGCAAAGCATTAGATCCCGTAGTCCTTTATGTCCTTGTTCCTGATCTACCTAAAAG TGCATGTGTAGAAATAAAGCCTGTTCTTTATGTTGACGATGGCACGGAGATAGCAACTGAGACCATAACAGAAAGTTCTGGTTCCGAAGCACCCCACTACTGGGGTTTCAAGCAGGAAAATTGGCATGATTCTTGTATTCAGAAACTTGTGGTTCCAGGAAAGATTTGTGCTGTTACATTATCTATTACAAGTGAGGATGCTGCAAAGATATGTTTCCATTCTGTGTCTGCTGATTCTGTCAATGATGATCAATATCTTCAATATAAGTCGCTCATGGAGAAGTCATCAAGATTCTGCTTCTATCTTCTGGACAAAGTCATGGCCGATAATGGGTTTGGCTGGGAAGATTTAATG AGTTTGAGGATCTATATCCCTGCAAGCCTTCAAATGTCGATAGCTATGCTGCTGCCTACGTTCAACAAGGCTCTATTGGAACTTTCTGAAGCGAGTCAGAAGAAAGTTTTAAATGGCGAGGAGCCAATCTTCAACATAGTTCCTGTCATCGGTGCTGGTAGGTCTGCTTCATCCATGTCTAATATAATAACTTGCGAATTACTCGGCCAGAAATCCTGGGCATAA
- the LOC107494377 gene encoding plant cysteine oxidase 2: protein MELEQGGRERIVHNHVSKVGYVNGVINKRKKPYRRVKRSVIRVPRALQELFVSCKDTFKSPATIPSPHHVQTLCRILDDIKPEDVGLSRDLQFFKPGKNIIKENQRVTYTTMYKCDNFSLCIFFLPESGVIPLHNHPGMTVFSKLLLGKMHIKSYDWVDELEAEVEVEAEASNNLMQQNSKVRLAKLKANRVLTAPCDTSVLYPTRGGNMHEFTAITPCAVLDVIGPPYSKQHGRDCSYYKDHPYAAFSTNEEMDKGKEANVYWWLEEIEVPENSQMDGIEYLGPPIGEPSF, encoded by the exons AGTAAAGTTGGTTATGTGAACGGTGTGATAAACAAGAGGAAGAAGCCTTATAGAAGGGTTAAGAGGTCAGTGATTAGGGTTCCAAGGGCTCTTCAGGAACTCTTTGTTTCATGCAAAGACACATTCAAAAGCCCAGCCACTATTCCTTCACCACATCATGTTCAGACACTTTGCCGCATCCTAG ATGATATAAAGCCAGAAGATGTTGGGCTGAGTAGAGATCTGCAATTCTTTAAGCCTGGAAAGAATATCATCAAAGAGAATCAAAGGGTCACTTACACAACCATGTACAAGTGTGACAATTTCTCC CTTTGCATCTTTTTTCTCCCTGAATCAGGAGTCATTCCCCTCCATAACCACCCTGGGATGACAGTTTTCAGCAAACTTCTCTTGGGAAAAATGCACATCAAATCCTATGACTGGGTTGATGAGCTTGAGGCCGAGGTGGAGGTCGAGGCTGAGGCTTCCAACAATTTGATGCAACAAAATTCTAAAG TGAGATTGGCAAAGTTGAAAGCAAATAGAGTGTTGACGGCACCATGTGACACTTCAGTGTTGTATCCAACAAGAGGGggaaacatgcatgaattcacAGCAATAACACCTTGTGCTGTTCTTGATGTAATTGGTCCTCCTTATTCCAAACAACATGGCAGAGATTGTTCTTACTACAAAGATCACCCTTATGCTGCTTTTTCTACCA ATGAAGAGATGGATAAGGGGAAAGAAGCGAATGTATATTGGTGGTTGGAAGAAATTGAAGTGCCAGAGAACTCTCAAATGGATGGGATTGAGTACCTTGGTCCTCCCATTGGTGAACCATCCTTTTag
- the LOC107494379 gene encoding diphthine--ammonia ligase isoform X1, giving the protein MKVVALVSGGKDSCYAMMKSIHYGHQIVALANLLPADDDVDELDSYMYQTVGHQIIVSYAECMGLPLFRRRIRGSTRHQELGYRTTQGDEVEDMFILLREVKRQIPEVTAVSSGAIASDYQRLRVESVCSRLGLVSLAYLWKQDQSLLLQEMIANGILAVTVKVAAMGLVPGKHLGKEIAFLNAYLHKLKELYGINVCGEGGEYETLTLDCPLFINARIVLDEYQVVRHSSDSIAPVGILHPLKFHLEKKVDIQSLTSPDNISETYVQKLGTVFEVEDTLERCEDTFKSLDCSADPIDDLAHKFNISRTNNKRTLSLSCSLQDSCNDLREDLKTVLAKTESLLAGFGFGWENVVYIHLYIDEMSKFSEANETYVKFITQQRCPFGVPSRSTVEMPLVEMGFSKAYMEVLASSNKDKKVLHVQSISSWAPSCIGPYSQATLHDNILHMAGQLGLDPPTMNLCSGGASAELELALRNCEAVAKCFRCSISTSAIMFVVYCSKRVSSSERHDMQEKLETILRQMRIFQLQEQNTCKALDPVVLYVLVPDLPKSACVEIKPVLYVDDGTEIATETITESSGSEAPHYWGFKQENWHDSCIQKLVVPGKICAVTLSITSEDAAKICFHSVSADSVNDDQYLQYKSLMEKSSRFCFYLLDKVMADNGFGWEDLMSLRIYIPASLQMSIAMLLPTFNKALLELSEASQKKVLNGEEPIFNIVPVIGAGRSASSMSNIITCELLGQKSWA; this is encoded by the exons ATGAAGGTGGTGGCGCTCGTTAGTGGTGGCAAAGACAGCTGCTATGCCATGATGAAGTCCATTCACTATGGCCACCAG ATAGTTGCGTTGGCGAACTTGTTACCTGCTGATGATGACGTCGACGAGCTTGATAGCTACATGTACCAAACC GTTGGTCATCAAATTATTGTTAGCTACGCGGAATGCATGGGGTTGCCATTGTTCAGGAGGCGAATTCGAGGATCAACAAG acatcaagagcttggTTACAGAACAACCCAGGGTGATGAAGTTGAAGATATGTTTATTTTACTTCGTGAAGTGAAAAGACAGATACCTGAAGTTACTGCAGTGTCTTCTGGGGCCATTGCATCTGACTATCAGAGATTGCGGGTGGAAAGTGTTTGTTCAAGGTTAGGCCTTGTTTCTCTGGCATACTTATGGAAACAAGATCAATCATTGCTCCTCCAAGAAATG ATTGCAAATGGAATTTTGGCTGTGACTGTAAAG GTAGCCGCCATGGGTTTGGTGCCTGGAAAGCACTTGGGTAAAGAAATAGCCTTCTTAAATGCTTATTTGCACAAATTAAAAGA GTTATATGGAATTAATGTTTGTGGTGAAGGAGGGGAATATGAAACGTTAACTCTTGATTGCCCTCTCTTCATT AATGCTCGAATTGTGCTCGATGAATACCAAGTTGTGAGGCACTCTTCAGATTCCATAGCTCCTGTTGGAATCCTTCATCCCTTGAAATTTCATTTGGAAAAGAAGGTAGATATTCAATCTTTAACATCACCAGACAACATAAGTGAAACTTATGTTCAGAAACTGGGAACTGTGTTTGAAGTGGAAGACACTTTAGAAAGATGTGAAGACACATTTAAGTCGTTGGATTGCAGTGCTGACCCAATTGATGACTTAGCACATAAATTTAACATCTCAAGAACAAATAACAAGAGAACACTCTCCTTAAGTTGCTCGTTACAAGATTCATGCAATG ATTTGCGGGAAGATTTGAAGACTGTTTTGGCAAAAACTGAATCACTATTAGCTGGCTTTGGCTTTGGGTGGGAGAATGTTGTCTATATTCACCTTTACATAGATGAAATGAGTAAGTTCTCAGAGGCAAATGAGACAtatgtaaaatttataaccCAGCAGAGGTGTCCATTTGGTGTCCCATCACGTAGTACAGTTGAAATGCCTCTAGTAGAGATGGGTTTCAGCAAAGCATATATGGAAGTTCTTGCGTCAagtaataaagataaaaaggttTTGCATGTACAGAGTATTTCCTCTTGGGCACCTAGTTGCATTGGGCCATACAGTCAG GCAACCTTGCACGATAATATACTTCATATGGCTGGTCAGTTGGGACTTGACCCTCCAACAATGAATCTTTGCAGTGGAGGTGCTAGTGCTGAACTGGAACTGGCTCTCAGAAACTGTGAAGCTGTGGCAAAATGCTTTCGTTGTTCAATATCCACATCAGCAATTATGTTTGTTGTTTACTGTTCTAAACGTGTCTCATCATCAGAGAGACATGATATGCAGGAGAAACTAGAAACAATCCTTAGGCAGATGAGGATCTTTCAGTTACAGGAACAAAACACCTGCAAAGCATTAGATCCCGTAGTCCTTTATGTCCTTGTTCCTGATCTACCTAAAAG TGCATGTGTAGAAATAAAGCCTGTTCTTTATGTTGACGATGGCACGGAGATAGCAACTGAGACCATAACAGAAAGTTCTGGTTCCGAAGCACCCCACTACTGGGGTTTCAAGCAGGAAAATTGGCATGATTCTTGTATTCAGAAACTTGTGGTTCCAGGAAAGATTTGTGCTGTTACATTATCTATTACAAGTGAGGATGCTGCAAAGATATGTTTCCATTCTGTGTCTGCTGATTCTGTCAATGATGATCAATATCTTCAATATAAGTCGCTCATGGAGAAGTCATCAAGATTCTGCTTCTATCTTCTGGACAAAGTCATGGCCGATAATGGGTTTGGCTGGGAAGATTTAATG AGTTTGAGGATCTATATCCCTGCAAGCCTTCAAATGTCGATAGCTATGCTGCTGCCTACGTTCAACAAGGCTCTATTGGAACTTTCTGAAGCGAGTCAGAAGAAAGTTTTAAATGGCGAGGAGCCAATCTTCAACATAGTTCCTGTCATCGGTGCTGGTAGGTCTGCTTCATCCATGTCTAATATAATAACTTGCGAATTACTCGGCCAGAAATCCTGGGCATAA
- the LOC107494379 gene encoding diphthine--ammonia ligase isoform X3 has product METRSIIAPPRNDCKWNFGCDCKAAMGLVPGKHLGKEIAFLNAYLHKLKELYGINVCGEGGEYETLTLDCPLFINARIVLDEYQVVRHSSDSIAPVGILHPLKFHLEKKVDIQSLTSPDNISETYVQKLGTVFEVEDTLERCEDTFKSLDCSADPIDDLAHKFNISRTNNKRTLSLSCSLQDSCNDLREDLKTVLAKTESLLAGFGFGWENVVYIHLYIDEMSKFSEANETYVKFITQQRCPFGVPSRSTVEMPLVEMGFSKAYMEVLASSNKDKKVLHVQSISSWAPSCIGPYSQATLHDNILHMAGQLGLDPPTMNLCSGGASAELELALRNCEAVAKCFRCSISTSAIMFVVYCSKRVSSSERHDMQEKLETILRQMRIFQLQEQNTCKALDPVVLYVLVPDLPKSACVEIKPVLYVDDGTEIATETITESSGSEAPHYWGFKQENWHDSCIQKLVVPGKICAVTLSITSEDAAKICFHSVSADSVNDDQYLQYKSLMEKSSRFCFYLLDKVMADNGFGWEDLMSLRIYIPASLQMSIAMLLPTFNKALLELSEASQKKVLNGEEPIFNIVPVIGAGRSASSMSNIITCELLGQKSWA; this is encoded by the exons ATGGAAACAAGATCAATCATTGCTCCTCCAAGAAATG ATTGCAAATGGAATTTTGGCTGTGACTGTAAAG CCGCCATGGGTTTGGTGCCTGGAAAGCACTTGGGTAAAGAAATAGCCTTCTTAAATGCTTATTTGCACAAATTAAAAGA GTTATATGGAATTAATGTTTGTGGTGAAGGAGGGGAATATGAAACGTTAACTCTTGATTGCCCTCTCTTCATT AATGCTCGAATTGTGCTCGATGAATACCAAGTTGTGAGGCACTCTTCAGATTCCATAGCTCCTGTTGGAATCCTTCATCCCTTGAAATTTCATTTGGAAAAGAAGGTAGATATTCAATCTTTAACATCACCAGACAACATAAGTGAAACTTATGTTCAGAAACTGGGAACTGTGTTTGAAGTGGAAGACACTTTAGAAAGATGTGAAGACACATTTAAGTCGTTGGATTGCAGTGCTGACCCAATTGATGACTTAGCACATAAATTTAACATCTCAAGAACAAATAACAAGAGAACACTCTCCTTAAGTTGCTCGTTACAAGATTCATGCAATG ATTTGCGGGAAGATTTGAAGACTGTTTTGGCAAAAACTGAATCACTATTAGCTGGCTTTGGCTTTGGGTGGGAGAATGTTGTCTATATTCACCTTTACATAGATGAAATGAGTAAGTTCTCAGAGGCAAATGAGACAtatgtaaaatttataaccCAGCAGAGGTGTCCATTTGGTGTCCCATCACGTAGTACAGTTGAAATGCCTCTAGTAGAGATGGGTTTCAGCAAAGCATATATGGAAGTTCTTGCGTCAagtaataaagataaaaaggttTTGCATGTACAGAGTATTTCCTCTTGGGCACCTAGTTGCATTGGGCCATACAGTCAG GCAACCTTGCACGATAATATACTTCATATGGCTGGTCAGTTGGGACTTGACCCTCCAACAATGAATCTTTGCAGTGGAGGTGCTAGTGCTGAACTGGAACTGGCTCTCAGAAACTGTGAAGCTGTGGCAAAATGCTTTCGTTGTTCAATATCCACATCAGCAATTATGTTTGTTGTTTACTGTTCTAAACGTGTCTCATCATCAGAGAGACATGATATGCAGGAGAAACTAGAAACAATCCTTAGGCAGATGAGGATCTTTCAGTTACAGGAACAAAACACCTGCAAAGCATTAGATCCCGTAGTCCTTTATGTCCTTGTTCCTGATCTACCTAAAAG TGCATGTGTAGAAATAAAGCCTGTTCTTTATGTTGACGATGGCACGGAGATAGCAACTGAGACCATAACAGAAAGTTCTGGTTCCGAAGCACCCCACTACTGGGGTTTCAAGCAGGAAAATTGGCATGATTCTTGTATTCAGAAACTTGTGGTTCCAGGAAAGATTTGTGCTGTTACATTATCTATTACAAGTGAGGATGCTGCAAAGATATGTTTCCATTCTGTGTCTGCTGATTCTGTCAATGATGATCAATATCTTCAATATAAGTCGCTCATGGAGAAGTCATCAAGATTCTGCTTCTATCTTCTGGACAAAGTCATGGCCGATAATGGGTTTGGCTGGGAAGATTTAATG AGTTTGAGGATCTATATCCCTGCAAGCCTTCAAATGTCGATAGCTATGCTGCTGCCTACGTTCAACAAGGCTCTATTGGAACTTTCTGAAGCGAGTCAGAAGAAAGTTTTAAATGGCGAGGAGCCAATCTTCAACATAGTTCCTGTCATCGGTGCTGGTAGGTCTGCTTCATCCATGTCTAATATAATAACTTGCGAATTACTCGGCCAGAAATCCTGGGCATAA